Sequence from the Aquipuribacter hungaricus genome:
CGCTCGACCCGGTCGGCCTGCGGGCCGCGGTCGCTCTGTCGGACGCTGAACCGCACCCGGTCGCCCTCGACCAGCGTCGCGCCGCCCAGGACGGACACGTGCACGAACAGGTCGGCGCCCCCGGAGTCCGGGGTGATGAAGCCGAAGCCGCGCTCCGCGTCGTACCGGGCGACCACGCCCTCCCCCGCGCGCGCCGGGGCGCCGCCGGTGCGGGCGCCCGCCTGGCGCGGGGGCGCCGACGTGCG
This genomic interval carries:
- a CDS encoding cold-shock protein; the encoded protein is RTSAPPRQAGARTGGAPARAGEGVVARYDAERGFGFITPDSGGADLFVHVSVLGGATLVEGDRVRFSVRQSDRGPQADRVERL